The stretch of DNA CGTTAAGGTAGCTCACGCCGTGGGAGTCGAAACTCCTGTAGTTGCACCATTGGCTGCAGTTGAAACCGTCAACCCATCGATGCAACCAACTCTTGATGCAGCTGCTCTGGTTGCGATGAATACAAGAGGACAAATAAAAGGTTGCGTGATTGATGGTCCAGTTGCTCTGGATAATGCCATTTCAGTTGATGCGGCTCATCACAAAGGTTTGACAGGTCCACATGCTGGACAAGCAGATATTTTGCTTGTACCGAATATAGAATCAGGCAATATTTTATACAAATCACTTGTTTACTTTGCACATGCAAAAGTAGGGGCAGTGATTGTAGGGGCTAAAGCACCTATTGTCCTAACTTCTCGTTCAGACAGCGCAGAAAGTAAATTAAACTCTTTAGCATTAGCAATTTGCTCATCTAAGAATTAATGAACAACCAAATCAAAGGAGGAATTTAAAATGGAAATTTTTAAATATATGGAGACTTATGATTACGAACAATTGGTGTTTTGCCAAGATAAAACTTCAGGCTTAAAAGCAATCATCGCGATTCATGATACTACTTTAGGACCAGCATTGGGTGGAACACGCATGTGGACTTACGCTTCTGAAGAAGCTGCAATTGAAGATGCACTTCGTCTAGCTAAAGGAATGACTTACAAAAATGCTGCTGCCGGTTTAAACCTTGGTGGTGGTAAAACGGTTATTATTGGCGATCCATTAAAAGATAAAAACGAAGAAATGTTCCGCGCGTTCGGTCGTTTCATCCAAGGCTTGAACGGTCGTTACATTACAGCTGAAGATGTTGGTACAACTGTAGCTGATATGGACTTAATCCATGAAGAAACAAACTATGTAACAGGTATCTCACCTGCATTTGGTTCTTCAGGTAACCCATCTCCAGTAACTGCCTACGGCGTATACCGTGGTATGAAAGCTGCTGCAATGGAAGCTTTCGGTAGCGATTCACTTGAAGGCAAACGCATCGCTGTTCAAGGTGTTGGTAACGTTGCATACAACTTATGCCGTCACTTACATGAAGAAGGCGCGAAATTAATTGTTACGGATATCAATAAAGCAGCTGTTGATCGTGTAGTAGAAGAGTTCGGTGCTACTGCAGTGAACACGGATGAAATCTACTCTCAAGATGTAGACATCTTTGCTCCATGTGCTCTAGGCGCAATCATTAACGACGAAACAATTCCACAATTGAAAGCAAAAGTTGTTGCAGGAGCTGCAAACAACCAATTAAAAGAAACAAAACATGGCGATCAATTGCACGAACTTGGAATCGTATATGCACCTGATTATGTAATCAATGCTGGTGGCGTAATAAACGTTGCTGATGAACTATATGGCTACAACCGTGAACGTGCAATGAAACGAGTAGAAACAGTCTATGACAACATTGCTAAAGTAATGGAAATTTCACGTACACAAGGAATTCCTACATACGTTGCAGCTGACCGTTTAGCTGAAGAACGTATCGCTCGTGTTGGAAAAT from Paenisporosarcina sp. FSL H8-0542 encodes:
- the bcd gene encoding branched-chain amino acid dehydrogenase — encoded protein: MEIFKYMETYDYEQLVFCQDKTSGLKAIIAIHDTTLGPALGGTRMWTYASEEAAIEDALRLAKGMTYKNAAAGLNLGGGKTVIIGDPLKDKNEEMFRAFGRFIQGLNGRYITAEDVGTTVADMDLIHEETNYVTGISPAFGSSGNPSPVTAYGVYRGMKAAAMEAFGSDSLEGKRIAVQGVGNVAYNLCRHLHEEGAKLIVTDINKAAVDRVVEEFGATAVNTDEIYSQDVDIFAPCALGAIINDETIPQLKAKVVAGAANNQLKETKHGDQLHELGIVYAPDYVINAGGVINVADELYGYNRERAMKRVETVYDNIAKVMEISRTQGIPTYVAADRLAEERIARVGKSRSNFLLNEKHILSGR